TATCCTCTTTGTTTTTACGTCGGTAACAATAAGTGTGGCTACGCTATACGGCATGATGTATTTTTCTGTTGTGTCGTGACGTTCGCGCCCTATTTCGGGGCGGATGGAGACGATAACCTTGGGGAAGTACTTATCACCCACTTTTTGGTAGCGGATATAATCCGAATAGTAGTATTGATCACAAGAATTGTTTTCGTCTTCGTATCCTACAATGGCAAAATCTGCCTTATTCACGTATATCACCTCCTTTAGCGTTTTCGATTCTAACCCTTTTCTTTTTGGATTATTCCTACTCCTATTATAACGGTTATATAGCGTGTCGACTGCAGCCTTAGGGGCATCTTTCGAGAATTGGCGCTTAAAATCATCGTAGCTGGTTTGTGGAAGCGTCTCCATCTTCTTCTGGGTGAGAATCTTCTCTTTTTGGATGTCGAATGTTATCTTATAGCACATCATGCTATCAAGCTCCACAACTCCATCAAGGTTATAGCATCCATTAAGGTAGGCATTATTGCTAAAAGGGCTGATCGAGAGTACTCCATTTCCATTTATAAACCGAACGACATCCTTCGTATAGGTTCTATAGAGGCTATTGAAGTGAGTTTGTCCTGTAAAAACTTTCATAAAGAAAGTAGTAACCATGCTATCTACTTCAAATTGTCTGTTTAGGTAGTTTGCACCTCTTCGCAGCTTTATAATTTGCATGTCAACCGACGAATCGGGAGGCGTAAGCATCCCCTTGTCCTGTATTCGTACCTCGTAATCGTTTAGGTTAAGGTATGGATCTTCCCTCCAAGGATGAAAGGCGTGCTCCCTAAAAAAAGCGGTAAGCTCGAACCTGCTGGTCGAGTAATTCCTATAGAATCGTCGCACTGCCTTCTTCAATATTTTTTCGGCGGTAAGCCTAGAGCTTCGCACCACCACTTCGCCAATTTCCATCGTATTTTCAGATAGGAGAATCTTAATTTTTGGCTGCTTACCTATTTCTGATACTGGTACGATATATGTCTTATAGCCCACGCAGCTAAACGAAAGCTTGCCATCGGCATAGCCGGGAGGGAT
This window of the uncultured Acetobacteroides sp. genome carries:
- a CDS encoding carboxypeptidase-like regulatory domain-containing protein translates to MKATYNLRILIIISFVLGAFSVNAQQGSIVITGKILDENTRKPIPYASIGLMSSNLGTISNEGGGFYLSIPPGYADGKLSFSCVGYKTYIVPVSEIGKQPKIKILLSENTMEIGEVVVRSSRLTAEKILKKAVRRFYRNYSTSRFELTAFFREHAFHPWREDPYLNLNDYEVRIQDKGMLTPPDSSVDMQIIKLRRGANYLNRQFEVDSMVTTFFMKVFTGQTHFNSLYRTYTKDVVRFINGNGVLSISPFSNNAYLNGCYNLDGVVELDSMMCYKITFDIQKEKILTQKKMETLPQTSYDDFKRQFSKDAPKAAVDTLYNRYNRSRNNPKRKGLESKTLKEVIYVNKADFAIVGYEDENNSCDQYYYSDYIRYQKVGDKYFPKVIVSIRPEIGRERHDTTEKYIMPYSVATLIVTDVKTKRIKSIPKEHRFISSDILEKVQLPYNADDWNDQVQIPYDDSIYGLIPERMGKAKAIKQTSMP